From Lycium ferocissimum isolate CSIRO_LF1 chromosome 12, AGI_CSIRO_Lferr_CH_V1, whole genome shotgun sequence, one genomic window encodes:
- the LOC132039456 gene encoding uncharacterized protein LOC132039456, whose product MILVERHGFIFCRKKSEAFISFKSFKALVEKETGCSIKILRTNRGGEYLLQEFINFCESHGICRQLTTAYTPQQNRIFLVLFEHDTEKKLGVENNRDVQHLKAFGCIAFAHVLDRKEQSLMTKPTNVFFLVLARVKKPTCLTIPYRSVIIGRGCGVCEDNFWPWEEKPNNQQLPLDLDDGYKEQEQPVADIGASTLVHQEGISSQPQRNRKQPTWMADYEVRGRDKSGNDDSLIYLALFPGCDPVRFEDASKDLKWQKAMDVEIATIEKKKIWELR is encoded by the exons atgattttagtCGAAAGACATGGGTTTATATTTTGCAGGAAAAAATCTGAAGCTTTTATAAGTTTTAAAAGCTTCAAAGCTCTTGTTGAGAAGGAGACAGGATGCTCCATAAAGATTCTGCGTACTAATCGTGGAGGGGAGTATCTTTTACaagaatttataaatttttgtgAATCGCATGGGATATGTCGGCAACTTACAACAGCATATACTCCTCAACAAAATAGAATAT TCCTCGTGCTATTCGAACATGACACCGAGAAGAAGCTTGGAGTGGAAAACAACCGTGATGTTCAACACTTGAAAGCATTtggttgcattgcatttgcTCATGTATTGGATCGAAAAGAACAAAGCTTGATGACAAAGCCAACAAATGTGTTTTTCTTGGTGTTAGCAAGAGTCAAAAAGCCTACATGTTTGACAATCCCGTATCGAAGCGTGATTATCGGTCGCGGATGCGGTGTTTGTGAAGATAATTTTTGGCCATGGGAAGAAAAGCCAAACAACCAACAACTTCCTTTGGATCTTGATGACGGATACAAGGAGCAAGAGCAACCAGTAGCTGACATAGGTGCTTCTACCTTGGTGCATCAAGAAGGCATTAGTTCCCAACCTCAACGAAATCGAAAACAGCCAACATGGATGGCAGATTATGAGGTGCGTGGACGTGATAAATCTGGAAATGACGATTCACTTATATACTTAGCTTTATTTCCTGGTTGTGATCCTGTAAGATTTGAGGATGCCTCTAAAGATTTAAAGTGGCAGAAAGCAATGGATGTTGAGATTgcaacaattgaaaagaaaaagatctgGGAGCTGCGATGA